One Phycisphaerae bacterium RAS2 DNA window includes the following coding sequences:
- the macB_5 gene encoding Macrolide export ATP-binding/permease protein MacB, whose protein sequence is MTHDSAHTSQPDRQSRDDAAAPRRSRLVRAALLAGAFVSRSMQGVLTALTQIWANKGRSLLTTLGIIIAVTAIIVVVTFVQGFGDYMTSMLRGYGTQYMIVSPDVRWEQEITGTNQVRMTLDDVNAIRVNCEDLKRLTPFLYGEVGVSCGKAEVTGIPLRGVTQDYQVIRNYFVDRGRFFGPIDVDRASDVCVVGRNVLKRLDIDESIEGGSIKIADRRFRVVGILEAKGSFMGDDQDLTVMIPYSTMLDMYPEQRDLIRFLAEASSEEKIDAVEAHIKRILRQRHRLRPGQPDDFEIERQDQALREFTKIRNITSAVLAGIVSISLLVGGIGIMNVMLVSVTERTREIGLRKSVGGRRRDILLQFLIEAVVLSTIGGAVGIAIGYGISFIAGMHPSMVDLSVPLWSVALALVFSAGAGVLFGIIPAFKAAILHPIDALRHE, encoded by the coding sequence ATGACCCACGATTCAGCGCACACTTCGCAACCCGACCGGCAATCGCGCGACGATGCGGCAGCGCCACGGCGGTCCCGATTGGTTCGCGCGGCGCTCCTGGCCGGCGCGTTTGTGAGCCGCTCCATGCAGGGCGTCCTCACGGCGCTCACCCAGATCTGGGCCAACAAGGGCCGCAGCCTCCTGACCACGCTCGGCATCATCATCGCCGTGACTGCCATCATTGTGGTGGTGACGTTTGTGCAGGGCTTCGGCGATTACATGACCAGCATGCTGCGCGGCTACGGCACGCAATACATGATCGTCAGCCCCGATGTGCGCTGGGAGCAGGAGATCACCGGCACCAACCAGGTTCGTATGACGCTCGACGACGTCAACGCGATTCGCGTCAACTGCGAAGACCTGAAGCGCCTCACGCCTTTTCTCTACGGCGAGGTCGGCGTCTCCTGCGGCAAGGCCGAGGTCACCGGCATCCCCCTGCGCGGCGTCACGCAGGATTACCAGGTCATTCGCAACTACTTTGTCGATCGCGGTCGATTCTTCGGGCCGATCGACGTGGACCGCGCCAGCGACGTATGCGTCGTCGGGCGAAACGTCCTCAAGCGGCTCGACATCGATGAGAGCATTGAGGGCGGCAGCATCAAAATCGCCGACCGCCGATTCCGCGTCGTGGGCATCCTCGAAGCCAAAGGCAGCTTCATGGGCGACGATCAGGACCTCACCGTCATGATCCCCTATTCGACCATGCTCGACATGTATCCCGAACAGCGCGACCTCATTCGCTTCCTCGCCGAGGCGAGCAGCGAGGAAAAAATCGACGCAGTTGAAGCCCACATCAAGCGTATCCTCCGCCAGCGCCATCGGCTTCGCCCCGGCCAGCCCGACGACTTTGAAATCGAGCGACAGGATCAGGCGCTGCGTGAGTTCACCAAGATTCGCAACATCACATCCGCCGTCCTTGCCGGCATCGTCAGCATCTCGCTGCTCGTCGGCGGCATCGGCATCATGAACGTCATGCTCGTCTCCGTCACCGAGCGCACACGCGAAATCGGCCTGCGCAAGAGCGTCGGCGGTCGCCGGCGCGACATCCTCCTGCAATTCCTCATCGAGGCGGTCGTGCTTAGCACCATCGGCGGCGCCGTCGGCATCGCCATCGGCTACGGCATCTCCTTCATCGCCGGCATGCACCCGAGCATGGTCGATCTGTCCGTGCCGCTCTGGTCGGTCGCGCTGGCGCTGGTCTTCTCCGCCGGCGCGGGCGTGCTGTTCGGCATCATCCCCGCGTTCAAGGCTGCCATCCTTCACCCCATCGATGCGTTGAGGCATGAGTAA
- the macB_4 gene encoding Macrolide export ATP-binding/permease protein MacB, translating to MTTLPAQPSTLATPRRPTADHAGLLDRLGAAGERHWQNLLTALAQIWANKARAFLTTLGIIIAVTSTITVVSMVQGFGDYMTNTLRNFGTNMMFVFPYDPHAERGMFMGRVLLDVGDVREVAMRCDKVRRISPLVFSAATVEYGRRRLTDVKMRGATEEFQSIRRFYTDVGRFFSPLEVDHGQYVCVIGRDVLKRLECDERIVGDHIFLNSMRFRVVGLLELKGSMFGDKQDDLIIIPFTTALKLSPLSKYFMPFTLECTDEKDVEECSLQVTRVLRERHALGPGEPNDFLIFRQDEFLRDFERVRLIATSVLAGIVGISLIVGGIGVMNVMLVSVTERTREIGLRKSVGARRRDILAQFLTEAVVLATVGGAIGVALGYSICLIATRHPLMVEVVVPWWAVALALGFSAFVGVVFGIIPAFKAAILHPIDALRHE from the coding sequence ATGACGACCCTCCCCGCTCAACCATCGACCCTCGCGACGCCACGCCGGCCCACGGCCGACCACGCCGGCCTGCTGGATCGTCTCGGCGCCGCCGGTGAACGCCATTGGCAGAACCTTCTTACCGCGCTGGCGCAGATCTGGGCCAACAAGGCCCGCGCCTTTCTCACCACGCTCGGCATCATCATCGCCGTTACCAGCACCATCACCGTCGTCTCGATGGTGCAGGGCTTCGGCGACTACATGACCAACACGCTTCGCAACTTCGGCACGAACATGATGTTTGTCTTCCCCTACGACCCGCACGCCGAGCGCGGCATGTTCATGGGCCGCGTCCTGCTCGATGTCGGCGACGTGCGCGAGGTCGCCATGCGCTGCGACAAGGTCCGCCGGATTTCGCCGCTTGTGTTCTCCGCCGCGACCGTCGAGTACGGCCGCCGGCGCCTCACCGACGTCAAGATGCGCGGCGCGACCGAGGAGTTCCAGTCGATCCGCCGGTTTTACACCGACGTGGGGCGATTCTTCAGCCCCCTGGAAGTCGATCACGGCCAATACGTCTGTGTCATCGGGCGTGACGTACTCAAGCGACTGGAGTGCGACGAGCGCATCGTCGGCGATCACATCTTCCTCAACAGCATGCGTTTTCGTGTGGTCGGCCTGCTCGAATTGAAAGGCTCGATGTTCGGCGACAAGCAGGATGATCTCATCATCATTCCGTTCACGACGGCCCTGAAGCTCTCGCCGCTCTCGAAATACTTCATGCCCTTCACCCTCGAATGCACCGACGAGAAGGACGTCGAGGAATGTTCGCTTCAGGTGACGCGTGTTTTGCGCGAGCGGCACGCCCTGGGCCCCGGCGAACCCAATGACTTTCTCATCTTCCGGCAGGACGAGTTCCTGCGCGACTTTGAGCGCGTCCGCCTCATTGCCACGAGCGTGCTCGCCGGCATCGTGGGAATCTCCCTGATTGTCGGCGGCATCGGCGTCATGAACGTGATGCTCGTATCCGTCACCGAGCGCACGCGCGAGATCGGCCTGCGCAAGAGCGTCGGCGCGCGGCGGCGCGACATCCTCGCACAGTTCCTCACCGAGGCCGTTGTGCTCGCCACCGTCGGCGGTGCAATCGGCGTCGCGTTGGGATACTCCATTTGTCTCATTGCGACGCGCCACCCGTTGATGGTCGAGGTCGTCGTCCCGTGGTGGGCTGTCGCCCTGGCGCTGGGCTTTTCCGCCTTCGTCGGCGTCGTCTTCGGAATCATCCCCGCCTTCAAAGCCGCGATCCTCCACCCCATCGACGCCCTGCGCCACGAATGA
- a CDS encoding ABC transporter ATP-binding protein, producing MDSTQPNAPSALIELRDLEKVYRVGTELVHALRGVSLAIGENEYVAIMGPSGSGKSTLMNILGCLDIPTRGNYFLNGRDVSRLSQSGLARIRGRQIGFVFQNFELLPRTTALKNVQLPLMYAMVPRRRQRAMDALRLVGLEDRAKHRPNQLSGGQKQRVAIARALAQQPDIILADEPTGNLDTVTGDEIMAVFDRLFLAGQTIIIVTHEADIAARCKRIITLRDGLIASDQQTGRVIDSHAAHARTGGAAAAASA from the coding sequence ATGGACTCAACTCAACCGAACGCCCCCAGCGCCTTGATCGAGCTGCGTGACCTTGAAAAGGTCTACCGCGTCGGCACGGAGCTGGTCCACGCGCTGCGAGGCGTTTCGCTCGCTATCGGTGAAAACGAATACGTCGCCATCATGGGGCCCAGCGGCTCGGGCAAGAGCACGCTGATGAACATTCTCGGCTGCCTCGACATCCCCACGCGCGGCAACTATTTCCTCAATGGCCGCGATGTCTCCCGACTCTCGCAGTCCGGCCTCGCGCGAATCCGCGGGCGTCAGATCGGCTTCGTCTTCCAGAATTTCGAGCTGCTGCCGCGCACCACCGCGCTCAAGAACGTCCAGCTCCCGCTGATGTACGCGATGGTGCCGCGCCGGCGACAGCGCGCGATGGACGCCCTCCGCCTCGTCGGCCTCGAAGACCGCGCCAAGCACCGGCCCAATCAGCTCTCCGGCGGGCAGAAGCAGCGCGTCGCCATCGCCCGCGCGCTCGCCCAGCAGCCCGACATCATCCTCGCAGATGAACCCACCGGAAACCTCGACACCGTCACCGGCGACGAAATCATGGCTGTCTTCGACCGCCTCTTCCTCGCCGGGCAGACCATCATCATTGTCACCCACGAGGCCGACATCGCCGCTCGCTGCAAACGCATCATCACGCTGCGCGACGGGTTGATTGCCTCCGATCAACAGACCGGCCGCGTTATTGACTCGCACGCCGCCCATGCACGAACCGGCGGAGCGGCCGCCGCCGCGAGCGCCTGA